One Mya arenaria isolate MELC-2E11 chromosome 7, ASM2691426v1 genomic window carries:
- the LOC128241540 gene encoding interferon-induced protein 44-like yields the protein MNAMESAETNLKINIKKHKIKDLKITLVGHAGAGKSTFINSVFSTSRGRMVDLVGVKSENVAGLGTLKFDGTKAGPDDMFQSVTFFDTMGFSRSGNKCSGISEADLKRVCNGEIKIRHQFNLDTTKAATPKYRPNCVIFVASAEVMLNLDIMTDSTLKDQLKGLNACVPRDIAKIAVVTKCDNICNDTAKDASNIFKSRIVERVVKRAASTFGLQENKVFPIVNYTKEVETNTKLNVPIMYALRYALDYATDRVEDPLSDED from the exons ATGAACGCAATGGAGTCG GCTGAGACCAActtaaaaatcaacataaaaaaacacaagatAAAGGATCTCAAAATAACTCTTGTTGGGCATGCTGGAGCTGGAAAATCAACTTTCATCAACTCAGTATTTTCAACTTCACGTGGGCGGATGGTCGACCTAGTTGGCGTTAAAAGCGAAAACGTCGCAGGACTTGGGACACTTAAA TTTGATGGTACAAAAGCTGGCCCCGATGACATGTTTCAGTCGGTTACATTTTTTGATACGATGGGTTTCTCTCGATCTGGGAATAAATGCAGTGGCATTTCGGAAGCAGATCTGAAACGTGTTTGCAACGGAGAAATAAAAATTCGCCACCAG TTCAACTTAGATACCACCAAAGCGGCAACACCGAAGTACAGACCCaattgtgttatatttgttGCCAGCGCCGAAGTTATGCTCAATCTTGATATCATGACAGACAGTACACTAAAAGACCAATTGAAGGGATTGAATGCTTGCGTACCGAGAG ATATTGCAAAGATTGCAGTTGTCACAAAATGCGATAACATATGCAATGACACAGCTAAAGACGCTTCGAATATCTTTAAAAGTCGGATTGTCGAACGAGTCGTGAAAAGAGCAGCTTCAACTTTCGGCCTTCAGGAAAACAAAGTATTTCCTATCGTGAATTACACGAAAGAAGTTGAAACGAATACAAAACTAAATGTACCAATAATGTACGCACTTCGGTACGCTCTTGATTATGCAACGGACAGAGTAGAAGATCCGTTATCCGACGAAGATTAA